In one window of Fictibacillus phosphorivorans DNA:
- a CDS encoding GNAT family N-acetyltransferase, with translation MKYQDGDKQITYALVNQDLCVTKFLSLVNAVWPGKYDDQFTKEALQKTMNITAWDHEKLVGCVRILTDGYFFGTITEILVRPDYQGRKIGKHLMEIAWEQSPTSLFIGAQPGKEHFFEKLGYTKSIQSFQKKKQRK, from the coding sequence ATGGAGATAAACAAATTACATATGCTTTAGTAAACCAGGATTTGTGTGTTACAAAATTCCTCTCGTTAGTGAATGCGGTATGGCCAGGTAAATACGATGATCAATTTACAAAAGAAGCTTTACAAAAAACAATGAACATTACAGCATGGGATCATGAGAAACTCGTTGGCTGTGTTCGAATTCTAACTGATGGCTATTTCTTTGGAACCATCACTGAAATTCTTGTTAGGCCAGACTATCAAGGCAGGAAGATAGGCAAACATCTAATGGAAATAGCTTGGGAACAAAGTCCAACATCCCTCTTTATAGGTGCTCAGCCAGGAAAAGAACATTTCTTTGAAAAGTTAGGTTATACAAAGTCCATTCAATCTTTTCAAAAGAAAAAACAAAGAAAATAG
- a CDS encoding bile acid:sodium symporter family protein: MRFLEKVSKTAGNTFAIWVILFAIAAFLIPEGFTWIAPYIPLLLGIIMFGMGLTLSLNDFKAVFQAPKSVFIGVAAQYTIMPLLAFGLAMAFQLPAEVAVGVILVGCCPGGTASNVMTFLAKGNTALSVAITSVATLLAPILTPALTLLFASKWLPVSAGSLLLSIVQIVLVPIVLGLVVKLLFRNQVEKSVAALPLISVVGIVAVASAVVAANAKQIAETGLLIFSIVVLHNVLGLLLGFLIAKALKLNFADQKAISIEVGMQNSGLGAALAVAHFSPLSAVPSAIFSVWHNISGPLLATWWGKRADKVEAQTVQIKKHSTKPMESSK; this comes from the coding sequence ATGAGATTTTTAGAGAAAGTAAGTAAGACAGCGGGCAACACCTTTGCGATTTGGGTGATACTTTTTGCCATTGCAGCATTTTTGATTCCAGAAGGCTTCACATGGATCGCTCCCTATATTCCTCTGTTATTAGGAATTATCATGTTCGGGATGGGACTAACACTGTCTTTGAATGATTTTAAGGCAGTGTTTCAAGCTCCAAAAAGTGTTTTTATTGGTGTGGCTGCACAGTATACGATCATGCCGCTCCTTGCTTTTGGATTAGCTATGGCATTTCAATTGCCAGCAGAAGTAGCGGTAGGAGTGATTTTAGTAGGCTGCTGTCCCGGTGGAACGGCATCGAACGTTATGACTTTTCTTGCAAAAGGAAACACAGCACTGTCAGTTGCGATAACATCAGTAGCAACACTGCTCGCACCGATTTTAACACCAGCACTAACGTTGCTGTTTGCGAGCAAATGGCTCCCCGTATCAGCAGGCAGCTTGCTGTTATCAATCGTTCAAATTGTACTGGTTCCAATTGTATTAGGTCTTGTTGTTAAACTTTTATTCCGTAATCAAGTGGAAAAAAGCGTTGCAGCACTTCCGCTCATCTCCGTTGTTGGAATTGTGGCAGTAGCATCCGCTGTTGTAGCAGCGAACGCAAAACAAATTGCAGAAACAGGGCTATTAATCTTTTCCATTGTTGTTCTTCACAATGTATTAGGTCTTCTACTAGGCTTCCTGATCGCAAAGGCACTAAAGCTGAATTTCGCTGATCAAAAAGCGATCTCTATTGAAGTTGGAATGCAGAACTCTGGTTTAGGAGCGGCGCTTGCAGTTGCTCACTTTTCACCGCTGTCTGCCGTTCCAAGTGCAATTTTTAGTGTGTGGCACAATATCTCAGGACCGCTGCTTGCAACGTGGTGGGGCAAGAGGGCAGATAAGGTTGAAGCACAGACTGTTCAGATAAAAAAACATAGTACTAAACCAATGGAAAGCAGTAAATAA
- a CDS encoding nitroreductase family protein, translated as MQQTKINDFNEIITGRRSIRNYDPSVKISKEEMKEILTEASLAPSSVNLQPWRFVVIDTPEGKETLAPLAKFNQRQVETSSAVIAVFADNNSLDYLEKIYDKAVVEGHMPQEVRDQQVPAIRGLLEQMTSEQFKDMNLIDAGLVSMQLMLVARAHGYDTNPIGGYEKAEIAEAFGLDKERYFPVMLLSIGKAADAGYQSVRLSVEETTEWR; from the coding sequence ATGCAACAAACTAAAATTAACGACTTTAACGAAATTATCACTGGACGCCGTTCCATCCGTAACTACGATCCATCAGTAAAAATCTCAAAAGAAGAGATGAAAGAAATCTTAACAGAGGCTTCTCTTGCGCCATCTTCTGTTAACTTACAGCCATGGCGTTTTGTCGTGATTGATACTCCAGAAGGAAAAGAAACGCTAGCACCACTAGCTAAGTTCAACCAACGACAAGTAGAAACTTCATCTGCAGTCATTGCTGTATTCGCAGATAACAACAGCTTGGATTACCTTGAAAAGATCTACGACAAAGCTGTAGTCGAAGGGCATATGCCTCAAGAAGTAAGAGATCAACAAGTGCCAGCCATCCGTGGACTTTTAGAACAAATGACTTCTGAGCAATTTAAAGATATGAACTTGATCGATGCAGGTCTTGTTTCAATGCAACTGATGCTTGTTGCTCGTGCACACGGATATGACACGAACCCGATTGGTGGATACGAAAAAGCTGAAATTGCTGAAGCTTTTGGTCTAGATAAAGAGCGTTATTTCCCAGTTATGCTGCTTTCTATTGGTAAAGCAGCTGATGCAGGATATCAATCTGTTCGTCTATCAGTAGAAGAAACAACAGAGTGGAGATAA
- a CDS encoding cupin: MEFFRFSKESGTKINKFNSNFVMSRIVKTENPAHIGCVYLETEGVIGYHQAILPQLLLVVNGEAEVCGEDKVKHKIKAGEAVFWIKGEYHETTAKGDLTAIIIESESLEPVSLMKLNENIQGDF, encoded by the coding sequence ATGGAATTTTTTCGTTTTTCTAAAGAATCCGGAACAAAGATCAACAAATTCAACTCTAATTTTGTTATGTCTCGAATAGTAAAAACGGAGAACCCGGCACATATAGGATGTGTGTATCTAGAAACTGAAGGAGTCATCGGGTATCATCAAGCCATACTTCCACAGCTTCTACTGGTGGTGAATGGTGAAGCTGAGGTTTGTGGTGAGGATAAAGTAAAGCATAAAATCAAGGCGGGTGAGGCTGTTTTTTGGATCAAGGGTGAATATCATGAAACGACTGCAAAAGGTGATCTTACTGCTATCATCATTGAATCTGAGTCACTAGAACCTGTTTCTTTGATGAAACTAAATGAGAACATTCAAGGAGATTTTTAA
- a CDS encoding GNAT family N-acetyltransferase, whose translation MEMKDIFMNLPTIETNRLLLRKITIEDAEDMFQYGSDEEVSRFVTWDTHQTLEDTKEFIQFVLTKYENGDLAPWGIVRKETNELIGTIDFVSWHLNHKTAELGYVIAKKYWGQGIATEAGKEILNYGFKNMNLVRIQARCFVENGGSERVMKKLGMSYEGTLRKSMFAKGKHRDLNVYAILKEEFE comes from the coding sequence TTGGAAATGAAAGATATATTTATGAACTTACCAACTATAGAAACGAATCGTCTTCTATTAAGAAAAATAACAATTGAGGATGCAGAAGATATGTTTCAATATGGATCGGATGAAGAGGTGTCTCGATTTGTAACTTGGGATACACACCAAACCTTAGAAGATACGAAAGAATTCATCCAGTTCGTGTTAACAAAGTATGAGAATGGTGATCTTGCACCTTGGGGCATTGTACGAAAAGAAACCAATGAATTAATTGGTACCATTGATTTTGTCTCCTGGCATCTCAATCATAAAACGGCTGAGCTTGGTTATGTTATCGCAAAAAAATACTGGGGTCAGGGCATTGCCACTGAGGCAGGGAAGGAAATTCTAAATTACGGATTTAAAAACATGAATCTAGTCAGAATACAGGCAAGATGTTTTGTAGAGAACGGTGGATCTGAAAGGGTTATGAAAAAGTTAGGGATGAGCTATGAAGGTACGTTAAGAAAATCGATGTTTGCAAAAGGAAAGCATCGAGATTTAAACGTGTATGCTATCTTAAAAGAGGAATTTGAATGA
- a CDS encoding YiaA/YiaB family inner membrane protein, producing the protein MQRHRRRNTPAFTVLAYFTFIAGVSMFCIGLYNADNLQLNEKGYYIAVMILVAVGAILTQKVTRDNAEDDELIAEQERKYTKAE; encoded by the coding sequence ATGCAACGTCATAGAAGGAGAAACACACCTGCATTTACCGTTTTAGCTTATTTCACATTCATCGCTGGAGTTTCCATGTTTTGTATCGGACTCTACAATGCAGATAATCTGCAACTTAACGAAAAAGGCTATTACATCGCCGTAATGATATTGGTCGCAGTAGGTGCGATCCTTACGCAAAAAGTTACCCGCGATAATGCAGAGGATGACGAACTAATCGCTGAGCAAGAGCGCAAGTATACGAAAGCTGAATAG
- a CDS encoding phosphotransferase enzyme family protein: protein MLKLKYLFNNVNLAEMLLENWDYDDESIDMFQYYRISSNAIYPFQSRGKTQFLRFSPKSEKCKENVLAELEFISYLRSKHYGVLEIVVSKNGEELIEVQTPWGEYYASVFKRVSGVQMNETELSDNVIFSYGKALGKLHQLSSDYVPVKNKRWSYSDVLDWMRETLTDFPHEKSALLETNVLQDYFDSIPITKRNFGLVHYDFEYDNVFYDEESQSCNVIDFDDVMYHWYVMDIEQTLDSLQDCIPTEMFQVKKQCFLDGYYTEYDISDDMLSLLPACRRFANLYGYVRILRSVEEKWENEPEWLESLREKLIKAMKNKSTCFGMKI from the coding sequence ATGCTTAAATTAAAATATCTTTTTAACAATGTGAATTTAGCAGAAATGTTGTTAGAGAATTGGGATTACGATGATGAATCTATAGATATGTTTCAATATTATAGAATATCTTCTAATGCTATTTACCCTTTTCAATCTCGAGGTAAGACGCAGTTTTTAAGATTTTCCCCAAAATCAGAGAAATGCAAAGAAAATGTATTAGCAGAACTTGAGTTTATATCTTACCTTCGTTCCAAGCATTATGGAGTATTAGAAATAGTTGTATCAAAAAACGGAGAGGAACTTATTGAAGTACAAACTCCATGGGGAGAATACTATGCATCTGTTTTTAAACGTGTATCGGGTGTACAGATGAACGAGACTGAATTAAGTGATAACGTTATTTTCAGTTATGGAAAGGCATTAGGAAAACTCCATCAGTTATCTAGTGATTATGTACCTGTAAAAAACAAGAGATGGTCCTATAGTGACGTTTTAGATTGGATGCGTGAGACTTTAACGGATTTTCCGCATGAAAAGTCGGCTTTATTGGAAACAAATGTACTACAAGACTATTTTGACTCTATTCCTATCACTAAAAGAAATTTTGGACTGGTTCATTATGATTTTGAATATGACAATGTATTTTATGATGAAGAGTCTCAATCTTGTAATGTAATTGATTTTGACGATGTAATGTATCACTGGTATGTGATGGATATTGAGCAAACACTTGATAGCTTGCAAGATTGTATTCCGACTGAAATGTTTCAGGTGAAAAAACAGTGCTTTTTAGACGGATATTACACTGAATATGACATTTCAGATGATATGCTGTCTTTATTACCAGCTTGCAGACGTTTTGCTAATTTATACGGTTATGTACGAATACTAAGATCTGTAGAAGAAAAGTGGGAAAATGAACCTGAATGGTTAGAAAGTTTGAGAGAGAAATTGATAAAGGCTATGAAAAATAAATCTACTTGTTTTGGAATGAAAATTTAA
- a CDS encoding GNAT family N-acetyltransferase: MQKVLPKVQLRDLVMEDAEDRYALCLDVELTKHLNLPDKYPPFSLEETRNWIRQCIAKNNGYEQKAILSETGKHIGWIDLKNIDRLNQHAELGIAIGDKSYWGKGYGIAAMHEMLKYGFCALSLNKIWLRVEIDNDKAISSYKNAGYIEEGILRQDRLRGGMFVDRLRMSVIKDEYFANSVSHL, from the coding sequence ATCCAAAAGGTACTTCCAAAAGTTCAACTTAGGGATCTTGTTATGGAAGATGCTGAAGATCGTTATGCGTTGTGTTTGGACGTAGAATTGACAAAGCACCTTAACCTGCCTGACAAATATCCACCATTTAGTTTAGAAGAAACAAGAAATTGGATAAGACAGTGTATTGCAAAGAACAACGGTTATGAGCAAAAAGCAATACTAAGTGAAACGGGTAAACATATTGGGTGGATAGATCTAAAAAATATAGATCGTTTGAATCAACATGCAGAATTGGGCATAGCCATTGGAGATAAGAGTTATTGGGGAAAAGGCTATGGAATTGCTGCTATGCATGAGATGCTAAAGTATGGCTTTTGTGCACTCTCACTTAACAAAATCTGGCTTAGAGTTGAAATCGATAATGATAAAGCCATTTCCTCCTATAAAAACGCAGGTTATATAGAAGAAGGCATTCTAAGACAAGACCGTTTACGTGGCGGCATGTTTGTTGATCGTTTACGAATGAGTGTGATTAAAGATGAATATTTTGCAAATAGTGTTTCGCATCTTTAA
- the abc-f gene encoding ribosomal protection-like ABC-F family protein: MTTVLQVKRLQKKFGDKEILKDISFDVRQGEKIGLVGWNGSGKTTLVNILMKGINHDHGSITTWPANLHMGYLPQSTDYVLDVERELVETGDELLRTSKKLGLQKHLLQKNELQHLSGGERLKVSIAKIWANHPEFLILDEPTNHLDLQGINWLTEEVQNYRGAAIIISHDRYFLDQSVEKIFELEDGILTVYEGNYSAYRKEKQRRFEQQQRDYEKQQRKIHMIQQQVNTLKTWSDKAHREAGKGGTAAENRQMGLKEYERMKAKKKDNQIKSKLNRLNLELSKTGIDKPKEESDVFFQFVDSSGKRGKRLIEARDLTKQYGDRILFQESHFYIKHGERIALQGPNGSGKTTFIKMLLGEESVTKGSIWKSESMKIAYLSQDVSDLPEEKTVYEYFDLEKKHQLTQARTIFANMGIEDRKLSKPIRHLSLGERTRVKLVLMILQEYDVLILDEPTNHLDLPSREQLEETLSQFSGTLIIVSHDRFFVEKLCDKLLVIDNQQLKRIEMGISEHEEQAKRSTNDGVQQWTEELVLVENKITEMLGKISFCKTGTDEYRAVDEELQLLMSKKRQLIQKISL, from the coding sequence ATGACGACTGTATTACAAGTTAAAAGATTGCAGAAAAAATTTGGTGATAAAGAAATTTTAAAAGACATTTCATTTGATGTTAGGCAAGGTGAAAAAATTGGCTTAGTAGGATGGAATGGTAGTGGTAAAACAACGCTCGTTAACATTCTTATGAAAGGCATCAACCACGATCACGGATCGATTACGACCTGGCCGGCAAATCTGCATATGGGATATTTACCACAATCAACAGATTATGTGTTAGATGTTGAACGGGAGTTGGTGGAAACCGGTGATGAATTGTTGCGAACGAGTAAAAAGTTAGGACTTCAAAAACACTTGCTCCAAAAAAATGAATTACAACATTTAAGTGGTGGAGAACGATTGAAAGTATCCATCGCCAAAATTTGGGCAAATCATCCGGAGTTCTTAATTCTAGATGAACCGACAAATCATCTTGATCTTCAAGGAATAAATTGGCTTACAGAAGAGGTTCAGAACTATAGAGGAGCAGCCATTATCATCTCTCATGATCGCTATTTTCTTGATCAATCGGTAGAGAAGATTTTTGAGCTTGAAGACGGGATTCTCACCGTTTATGAAGGAAACTATTCAGCGTATAGAAAAGAGAAACAACGTCGTTTTGAACAACAACAAAGAGATTATGAGAAGCAACAAAGAAAAATACACATGATTCAGCAGCAAGTGAACACGTTAAAAACGTGGTCTGATAAAGCTCACCGGGAAGCAGGTAAGGGAGGAACGGCAGCTGAGAACAGACAGATGGGGCTAAAAGAATATGAAAGGATGAAAGCGAAGAAAAAAGATAACCAAATTAAATCAAAATTGAATCGATTAAATCTAGAACTCTCAAAAACAGGAATCGATAAGCCCAAAGAAGAAAGTGACGTTTTCTTTCAATTTGTTGATTCCTCTGGAAAGAGAGGGAAAAGACTCATTGAAGCACGTGATTTAACGAAACAATACGGAGATCGTATCCTCTTTCAAGAAAGTCACTTTTACATCAAACACGGAGAGAGAATAGCATTACAAGGGCCAAACGGTTCGGGGAAGACAACATTTATTAAAATGTTGCTTGGCGAGGAGTCTGTAACGAAAGGGTCCATCTGGAAGAGTGAATCGATGAAAATTGCTTATCTTTCCCAAGATGTGAGCGATCTGCCAGAAGAAAAAACGGTGTATGAATACTTTGATTTAGAGAAGAAGCATCAATTGACGCAGGCAAGAACAATCTTTGCCAACATGGGGATCGAGGACAGAAAACTTTCGAAGCCAATCCGTCACTTGAGTTTAGGTGAGCGAACACGCGTTAAGCTGGTCCTGATGATTTTGCAGGAATATGATGTACTCATTCTGGATGAACCCACAAACCATTTGGATCTGCCGAGCCGGGAGCAGTTGGAGGAAACATTGTCACAGTTTTCAGGCACACTTATCATCGTTTCGCACGACAGATTCTTTGTTGAAAAGCTGTGTGATAAACTGCTAGTGATTGACAATCAGCAGCTCAAGAGGATAGAGATGGGCATTAGTGAACATGAAGAACAGGCTAAACGATCAACAAATGACGGCGTTCAGCAGTGGACTGAAGAATTAGTTTTAGTAGAAAACAAGATTACAGAAATGCTTGGAAAAATAAGTTTTTGTAAAACGGGGACGGATGAGTACAGAGCGGTTGATGAAGAGTTACAACTATTAATGAGTAAAAAGCGGCAGCTCATACAAAAAATATCTCTGTAA
- a CDS encoding MarR family winged helix-turn-helix transcriptional regulator: protein MLLSNSYIDDEKIINRLYEIHRRTVPKFESCTGISQTRLELLHELYEVEEISQRALQKKVNIDHAAVTRHLKQLEDKGMVIRRKDPKDQRFTYVSLSEEGRLKIIHYREEKERFISGVLHDFSEEERKKLLEMLTRIQRNIEIFE, encoded by the coding sequence ATGCTGTTGTCCAACTCATATATAGATGATGAGAAGATTATTAACCGTTTATATGAGATCCATCGCAGAACGGTTCCTAAATTTGAGAGCTGTACAGGTATCAGTCAGACACGCTTAGAGCTTTTGCATGAGTTATATGAAGTAGAAGAGATCAGTCAGAGAGCTCTTCAAAAGAAAGTAAACATTGATCATGCAGCCGTAACAAGACATCTGAAGCAGCTTGAGGATAAGGGAATGGTAATTAGGAGGAAAGATCCTAAAGATCAACGTTTTACGTATGTTTCTTTATCAGAGGAAGGTCGTTTGAAAATCATTCATTACCGAGAAGAGAAAGAACGTTTTATTTCGGGTGTATTGCATGATTTTTCTGAAGAAGAAAGAAAAAAGTTGCTGGAGATGTTAACTCGTATCCAGCGAAATATAGAAATTTTTGAGTAA
- a CDS encoding alpha/beta-type small acid-soluble spore protein, with amino-acid sequence MANTNQLVVPGAQQAIDQMKYEIASEFGVNLGPDSTSRANGSVGGEITKRLVAQALGGKR; translated from the coding sequence ATGGCTAACACAAACCAATTAGTAGTACCTGGTGCACAACAAGCTATCGACCAAATGAAGTATGAAATCGCTTCTGAGTTCGGTGTAAACCTTGGACCAGACAGCACTTCTCGTGCTAACGGATCTGTAGGTGGAGAAATCACAAAACGTCTAGTAGCTCAAGCTCTTGGCGGAAAGCGCTAA
- a CDS encoding putative quinol monooxygenase — protein MIIIHAGLTVQKDKEEAFLAEVKTLVEASRAESGNIQYDLKKDTEKEARYMMVEVWENQEAVQNHNTSEHFVAFGQKAASFMAAPTDVKVYAGEQVK, from the coding sequence ATGATTATTATTCACGCAGGTTTAACTGTTCAAAAGGATAAGGAAGAAGCATTTTTAGCTGAGGTGAAAACGTTAGTAGAGGCTTCACGTGCTGAAAGTGGTAACATTCAATACGATCTTAAGAAAGATACAGAAAAAGAAGCAAGGTATATGATGGTAGAAGTTTGGGAGAACCAAGAAGCGGTTCAAAATCATAACACAAGTGAGCATTTTGTGGCGTTCGGTCAAAAGGCAGCAAGCTTTATGGCTGCTCCAACGGATGTAAAAGTGTACGCAGGTGAACAAGTAAAATAA
- a CDS encoding M14 family metallopeptidase gives MIRNKRWLSSAIVISTVAGIAFSTLDPAVTPKVAEASSLKIQPAESVSLVQLAVPNTKEAMKKIEELGIDLTHRMHVHDGKIEVDAVVTPSEVTMLKLYGIRVKETLITENQLNQRVAERRMAVKQEQKLTATEETVKILRANHFTNQSDTFLYVEAKSTSGALSSTILTARWTENGEEKTATLQQIQDAGEYLYHSFMLPVSQIPTDITIESSLGGSATSKVTEWLGEEKPDKPGKHYVKNFVDHYMDPTEINARIENLVKEYPELAEIVEMPNKTNGYRRQAQATLGTLQNTAVVVTSRDWGHEGGNAISIELKKASAAGAPLSVGTSGSKIFVTLATDAAGNAKSTAKEVVDLLNAEVSDLVSATTYRGNAGNGIVEPAVYSLSDNLKAPASVLRDPFTVKAIRIGKHRDGSKPGVLGYSQEHAREWVTPLVSVETAERLLRNYSHDKETKKLVDNLDIFIIPSMNPDGGHYSFYDFNSQRKNMTNHCSPTQSDNGYRNSWGVDLNRNHDVGSAFDGYVGASTTNCLSGSYAGPSEHSEPESRNLVWLTDENPNIKFAMNIHSYGGYFMWSPGAYTPERETLPRPSAGEEAYYWQASDHILKEIKKHRGTVILPSRTGPIPDVLYSAAGNSADHLWYKKGIYTWNFEVGADLWNKETKSWELVGFQPPFEEGHEEAMEFSNGLLGMIDVAYQYSKDKKAPKSTVTPNGGRHEDKVEVSFKTSEPATIYYTLDGSRPTFDSQKLALNGTREGPETLTFEKTTTLNWFSVDASKNIENRYDPGKNKKYNTKTFFIK, from the coding sequence ATGATAAGAAATAAGAGGTGGCTATCTTCTGCAATCGTGATTTCAACCGTTGCAGGGATAGCTTTTTCAACATTGGATCCAGCCGTCACGCCGAAAGTTGCTGAAGCTTCATCTCTCAAGATTCAGCCAGCAGAGTCCGTATCTCTCGTTCAGTTGGCTGTTCCAAACACGAAAGAAGCGATGAAGAAAATCGAAGAACTTGGTATCGATCTAACTCACAGAATGCACGTTCATGATGGAAAAATTGAAGTAGACGCAGTCGTAACACCATCAGAAGTTACAATGCTGAAGCTCTATGGCATTCGCGTAAAAGAAACGCTCATTACAGAAAACCAACTCAACCAGCGTGTTGCAGAAAGAAGAATGGCAGTTAAACAAGAACAAAAGCTAACAGCCACTGAAGAAACAGTCAAGATCCTCAGAGCAAACCACTTCACGAATCAATCAGATACTTTCCTTTATGTTGAAGCTAAATCCACATCCGGTGCTCTATCAAGCACGATCCTAACCGCTAGATGGACTGAAAATGGAGAAGAGAAAACGGCAACACTACAACAGATTCAAGATGCCGGAGAGTACCTTTATCACTCCTTCATGCTACCTGTTTCACAAATACCAACCGATATTACCATTGAAAGCTCGCTCGGGGGTTCTGCTACATCAAAAGTAACCGAATGGCTTGGTGAAGAGAAGCCGGACAAGCCGGGCAAGCACTATGTAAAAAACTTTGTTGATCATTATATGGATCCCACAGAAATTAATGCGAGAATTGAGAACTTAGTCAAAGAATATCCTGAGCTTGCTGAAATTGTGGAGATGCCGAACAAGACGAACGGATACCGCAGACAAGCTCAAGCGACATTAGGAACCTTGCAAAATACAGCGGTTGTCGTGACTTCTCGAGACTGGGGGCATGAGGGAGGAAATGCGATCAGCATTGAATTGAAAAAGGCATCAGCTGCAGGTGCTCCTCTTTCTGTTGGTACGAGCGGAAGCAAAATCTTCGTTACACTCGCAACAGATGCTGCAGGTAACGCAAAAAGTACAGCAAAAGAGGTTGTAGATCTTCTGAATGCAGAAGTCAGTGACCTTGTCTCGGCTACGACCTATCGAGGCAATGCAGGGAATGGAATTGTAGAGCCTGCGGTTTACAGCCTATCAGATAATTTAAAAGCACCTGCTTCCGTATTGCGTGATCCTTTTACGGTTAAAGCCATTCGAATCGGGAAGCACCGAGATGGTTCAAAGCCTGGAGTGCTGGGTTATTCACAAGAGCATGCACGTGAATGGGTAACACCACTGGTTTCCGTTGAGACTGCTGAGCGTTTGTTACGAAATTATTCGCATGATAAAGAGACTAAGAAACTGGTTGATAATCTTGATATCTTTATTATTCCATCTATGAATCCTGATGGAGGGCACTATAGTTTTTATGACTTTAATTCACAACGTAAAAACATGACCAATCACTGCTCACCCACTCAGTCTGATAATGGATACCGCAATTCATGGGGCGTAGATTTGAATCGAAACCATGATGTTGGTTCAGCATTTGATGGGTATGTTGGAGCATCAACAACGAATTGTCTGAGTGGCTCTTATGCGGGACCAAGCGAGCATTCTGAACCAGAAAGCCGTAATCTAGTGTGGTTGACCGATGAGAATCCTAACATCAAATTTGCCATGAATATCCACAGCTATGGTGGTTATTTCATGTGGTCACCAGGTGCCTATACGCCAGAACGTGAAACATTGCCTCGACCTTCTGCTGGGGAAGAAGCTTATTATTGGCAAGCATCTGATCACATTTTAAAAGAGATCAAAAAGCATCGTGGCACGGTTATTCTACCAAGCCGAACAGGACCGATTCCAGATGTTCTTTATTCAGCAGCAGGAAACTCAGCTGATCACCTTTGGTATAAAAAAGGAATCTACACTTGGAACTTTGAAGTAGGTGCTGATCTTTGGAACAAAGAAACAAAAAGTTGGGAACTTGTTGGTTTTCAGCCACCGTTTGAAGAAGGACATGAGGAAGCCATGGAATTTTCAAATGGATTATTAGGAATGATTGATGTGGCGTATCAATATTCTAAAGATAAAAAAGCGCCAAAATCAACTGTCACACCAAATGGCGGAAGGCACGAAGATAAAGTTGAAGTAAGCTTCAAAACAAGCGAGCCAGCAACAATTTATTACACGTTAGATGGCAGCCGTCCAACGTTTGATTCTCAAAAATTAGCATTGAATGGTACACGTGAAGGACCAGAAACATTAACGTTTGAAAAGACGACAACGTTAAACTGGTTCTCGGTTGATGCGAGTAAAAACATAGAGAATCGATACGATCCAGGAAAGAACAAGAAGTACAACACGAAAACATTCTTTATTAAATAA